A single region of the Streptomyces sp. AM 4-1-1 genome encodes:
- the lepA gene encoding translation elongation factor 4 produces the protein MPATPTHVPEPSRTDPALIRNFCIIAHIDHGKSTLADRMLQLTGVVDQRQMRAQYLDRMDIERERGITIKSQAVRLPWAPDTGEDKGTTHVLNMIDTPGHVDFTYEVSRSLAACEGTVLLVDAAQGIEAQTLANLYLAMENDLTIVPVLNKIDLPAAQPEKFSEELANLIGCRPEDVLRVSAKTGVGVGALLDRVVRDVPAPVATADGAARAMIFDSVYDSYRGVVTYVRVVDGQLNKRERIRMMSTGATHELLEIGVSSPEMTPADGLGVGEVGYIITGVKDVRQSKVGDTITSLSKGATEALGGYKDPKPMVFSGLYPLDGSDYPDLREALDKLQLNDAALVYEPETSAALGFGFRVGFLGLLHLDVVRERLEREFGLDLIATAPNVVYRVDMEDGTEHIVTNPSEFPEGKIDKVHEPIVRATVLAPSEFIGAIMELCQNRRGTLLGMDYLSEDRVEIRYTLPLAEIVFDFFDQLKSKTRGYASLDYEPTGEQSAQLVKVDILLHGDKVDAFSAVTHKDKAYAYGVRLVAKLRELIPRQNFEVPIQAAIGSRVIARETVRAIRKDVLAKCYGGDISRKRKLLEKQKEGKKRMKMVGNVEVPQEAFIAVLSTDESAGESKAKK, from the coding sequence ATCGCGCACATCGACCACGGCAAGTCGACCCTTGCCGACCGGATGCTTCAGCTGACGGGTGTGGTCGACCAGCGGCAGATGCGCGCTCAGTACCTCGACCGGATGGACATCGAGCGCGAGCGCGGTATCACGATCAAGTCCCAGGCGGTACGGCTGCCCTGGGCGCCCGACACCGGTGAGGACAAGGGCACCACCCATGTCCTCAACATGATCGACACCCCGGGACACGTCGACTTCACGTACGAGGTCTCCCGCTCACTCGCCGCCTGCGAGGGCACCGTCCTGCTGGTCGACGCCGCGCAGGGTATCGAGGCCCAGACGCTCGCCAATCTCTACCTGGCGATGGAGAACGACCTCACCATCGTCCCGGTGCTCAACAAGATCGACCTGCCGGCCGCCCAGCCGGAGAAGTTCTCCGAGGAGCTGGCCAACCTCATCGGCTGCCGGCCGGAGGACGTGCTCAGGGTCTCCGCGAAGACCGGGGTCGGTGTGGGCGCGCTCCTCGACCGGGTGGTCAGGGACGTCCCCGCCCCGGTCGCGACGGCCGACGGTGCGGCCCGCGCGATGATCTTCGACTCCGTATACGACTCCTACCGTGGCGTCGTCACCTATGTACGCGTCGTCGACGGACAGCTCAACAAGCGCGAGCGCATCAGGATGATGTCGACCGGCGCCACCCACGAGCTGCTGGAGATCGGTGTCTCGTCCCCGGAGATGACCCCCGCCGACGGCCTCGGTGTCGGTGAGGTGGGTTACATCATCACCGGCGTGAAGGACGTCCGTCAGTCCAAGGTCGGCGACACCATCACCTCCCTGAGCAAGGGGGCGACCGAGGCGCTGGGCGGCTACAAGGACCCCAAGCCGATGGTGTTCTCCGGTCTGTATCCGCTGGACGGCTCGGATTACCCGGACCTGCGCGAAGCCCTCGACAAGCTCCAGCTCAACGACGCCGCGCTGGTCTACGAGCCGGAGACGTCGGCGGCGCTCGGCTTCGGTTTCCGCGTCGGCTTCCTCGGCCTGCTCCACCTGGACGTGGTCCGTGAACGCCTGGAGCGCGAGTTCGGTCTCGATCTGATCGCCACCGCCCCCAACGTGGTCTACCGCGTGGACATGGAGGACGGCACCGAGCACATCGTCACCAACCCGAGCGAGTTCCCCGAGGGCAAGATCGACAAGGTGCACGAGCCGATCGTACGCGCCACGGTCCTCGCGCCCAGCGAGTTCATCGGCGCGATCATGGAGCTCTGCCAGAACCGTCGCGGCACCCTGCTCGGCATGGACTACCTCTCCGAGGACCGGGTCGAGATCCGCTACACCCTGCCGCTCGCCGAGATCGTCTTCGACTTCTTCGACCAGCTGAAGTCCAAGACCCGGGGTTACGCCTCGCTCGACTACGAGCCCACCGGCGAGCAGAGCGCCCAGCTCGTCAAGGTCGACATCCTCCTGCACGGCGACAAGGTCGACGCGTTCTCCGCCGTCACCCACAAGGACAAGGCGTACGCGTACGGCGTGCGGCTCGTCGCGAAGCTGCGCGAGCTGATCCCCCGGCAGAACTTCGAGGTGCCGATCCAGGCCGCCATCGGCTCCCGGGTCATCGCCCGTGAGACCGTCCGCGCCATCCGCAAGGATGTCCTCGCCAAGTGCTACGGCGGTGACATCTCCCGTAAGCGGAAGCTGCTGGAGAAGCAGAAGGAAGGCAAGAAGCGGATGAAGATGGTCGGCAATGTGGAGGTCCCGCAGGAGGCCTTCATCGCCGTGCTGTCCACGGACGAGTCGGCGGGCGAGAGCAAGGCCAAGAAGTAG